In Myotis daubentonii chromosome 6, mMyoDau2.1, whole genome shotgun sequence, a genomic segment contains:
- the PEX7 gene encoding peroxisomal biogenesis factor 7 isoform X2, with amino-acid sequence MSAAHGGSVRTLRVPGRHGYAAEFSPYLPGRLACAAAQHYGIAGCGTLLILDQDESGLRIFRSFDWNDGLFDVTWSENNEHVLVTCSGDGSLQLWDTAKPTGPLQVYKEHTQEVYSVDWSQTRGEHLVVSGSWDQTVKLWDPNVGKSLCTFRGHESVIYSTIWSPHIPGCFASASGDQTLRIWDVKAAGVRIVVPAHQAEVLSCDWCKYNENLLVTGAVDCSLRGWDLRNVRQPVFELLGHTYAIRRVKFSPFHSSVLASCSYDFTVRWLTVLGMKR; translated from the exons ATGAGCGCGGCGCACGGCGGATCGGTGCGGACGCTGCGGGTGCCGGGCCGCCACGGCTACGCCGCCGAGTTCTCCCCGTACCTGCCCGGCCGCCTGGCCTGCGCCGCCGCGCAGCACTACGGAATCGCGG gcTGTGGAACTCTGCTAATATTGGATCAAGATGAATCTGGGCTTAGGATTTTTAGAAG CTTTGACTGGAACGATGGTTTGTTTGACGTGACCTGGAGTGAGAACAATGAACATGTCCTGGTCACTTGTAGTGGGGATGGCTCGCTGCAGCTCTGGGATACCGCCAAACCCACAGGGCCACTGCAAGTCTACAAGGAGCACACTCAGGAG gTATATAGTGTTGATTGGAGCCAAACCAGAGGTGAACACCTTGTGGTATCTGGTTCATGGGATCAAACCGTCAAATTG TGGGATCCAAATGTTGGCAAGTCTTTATGCACCTTTAGAGGCCATGAAAGTGTCATTTATAGCACAATCTGGTCTCCCCACATCCCTGGTTGCTTTGCTTCAGCCTCAG GTGATCAGACCCTGAGGATTTGGGATGTGAAGGCAGCGGGAGTCAGAATTGTGGTTCCAGCACATCAGGCAGAAGTTTTGAGTTGCGACTGGTGTAAATACAATGAG AATTTGCTGGTGACGGGGGCAGTTGATTGTAGTTTGAGGGGCTGGGACTTGAGGAATGTTCGACAACCAGTGTTTGAACTGCTTGGTCACACCTATGCTATCAGGAGAGTGAAA ttttcaccaTTTCATTCTTCTGTGCTGGCTTCATGTTCCTATGACTTTACTGTAAG